In the Phycisphaerales bacterium genome, one interval contains:
- a CDS encoding AAA family ATPase: MRNEYDQFGETGHPYNSPRDFRDARLEDDQNSQVSLGVLFSDRLGGRWLLALCLAVVLGFAGLIVGWYNSNQEYRSEALIQIDPQTEVTRRKIEDLNIRFYGQYLKTQAVLIRSHRVLAHALTMEELKNKKYFQGVNGIENLREGLRASSSSDTQLILVSFTAPTGVLAEAGVNAVVRSYSELYGRAGVIGMGRKIQDLRDDVAKQERRLRPLESQIADIHSSYHTNDLSGLVIASHEVVGTIQTRVTEAEKILASRRLSSIDDEAIAGVTPVGPSQKDLEKFDDHLLSLRKTLDSAISHFEIIKGRYNTSARQYVWAEERLASAQKLYERQYKEVSSQWIGVGASGDLDSGVNGILVNPVLVTWKSERLESQLAMWKTDLEQERALSESLMQDVREVKDLSSLVTTIKEDLSQTNQRIRDLTVEEPSIERQIEIQYGIVPSLASSDRRAMSAMLGLAGGAFFGFFIVFVIGCFDRRATTAYHVGKSSVNADARCLGVLPDLNQAKEDVDGADVASHCVHQIRNQIEAIRNPRKGYVVTVTSPFQGDGKTSLVMSLGCSYAAAGYRTIVVDCDLVGRSMTRQMGMVGAPGLKEVLRSHHLNGEVRALESHNLSILPVGIDPKVGPESIRKSDIDELFDSLRKSFDIVLVDTGPMTGSLESTPVSVASDGVIMVIRSGGSRSGLEECLNGLNRYGVRYLGTILNCAPYEECYRYVSEASLSAAADARDVVEGDVQDRPSLAVASRNERSPLMLAMETSSRSRIENEDSEE; the protein is encoded by the coding sequence ATGAGGAATGAGTATGACCAATTTGGAGAAACGGGTCACCCTTATAATAGTCCTCGTGATTTTCGCGATGCTCGGCTAGAGGATGATCAAAATAGCCAGGTTTCTCTCGGTGTACTATTTTCAGATCGATTGGGTGGTCGCTGGTTATTGGCACTGTGTTTAGCAGTGGTGCTTGGTTTCGCTGGCTTGATTGTAGGTTGGTATAACTCAAATCAAGAGTATAGAAGTGAAGCACTTATTCAGATTGATCCTCAAACTGAAGTAACTCGTCGGAAGATTGAAGATCTCAATATTAGGTTCTACGGTCAGTATCTTAAAACTCAAGCAGTCTTAATCAGGAGTCATCGAGTACTTGCGCATGCACTGACAATGGAAGAGCTGAAAAACAAAAAATACTTCCAAGGTGTGAATGGGATTGAAAACCTTCGGGAGGGTCTTAGAGCATCTAGTAGCTCTGATACGCAGCTTATTTTAGTTAGTTTTACCGCGCCAACCGGCGTACTTGCTGAAGCAGGCGTCAATGCTGTTGTCCGCTCTTATAGCGAGCTCTATGGACGTGCTGGTGTCATTGGCATGGGTCGTAAGATTCAGGATCTAAGAGATGATGTTGCAAAACAAGAGCGCCGACTTCGCCCATTGGAATCGCAGATTGCTGATATTCATTCCAGCTATCACACGAACGATCTTTCGGGATTAGTTATTGCGAGCCATGAAGTTGTTGGGACAATACAGACCCGAGTTACTGAAGCAGAAAAGATTCTTGCTAGTCGTCGACTCAGTAGTATTGATGATGAGGCAATCGCAGGGGTGACGCCAGTAGGCCCTTCACAGAAGGACCTTGAGAAGTTTGACGACCATCTTTTGAGCTTACGTAAAACACTTGATAGTGCGATTAGTCATTTTGAGATTATTAAGGGACGTTATAACACCTCTGCCCGACAGTATGTTTGGGCTGAGGAGCGACTTGCCAGCGCTCAGAAACTCTACGAGCGTCAGTACAAAGAAGTGAGTTCACAATGGATTGGCGTAGGTGCCAGTGGGGATCTCGACAGTGGTGTTAATGGGATTCTCGTAAATCCCGTGCTCGTCACGTGGAAGTCTGAACGCTTGGAATCACAGCTAGCGATGTGGAAAACAGATCTAGAGCAAGAGAGAGCCCTCTCTGAATCTTTGATGCAAGATGTGCGGGAGGTAAAAGATCTCTCGAGTCTCGTTACCACCATTAAGGAAGACCTGAGTCAAACGAATCAGCGTATTCGTGATCTTACGGTTGAAGAGCCATCAATTGAACGCCAGATAGAAATTCAATACGGAATTGTGCCTTCGTTAGCATCCAGTGATCGGCGCGCAATGAGTGCGATGTTAGGACTTGCTGGAGGGGCTTTTTTTGGTTTCTTCATTGTATTCGTAATAGGTTGTTTTGATCGCCGAGCGACGACGGCGTATCACGTGGGTAAAAGTTCAGTCAACGCAGATGCGAGATGTCTTGGTGTTCTGCCTGACTTGAACCAGGCAAAAGAAGACGTCGATGGAGCTGATGTTGCTTCTCACTGCGTGCATCAAATACGCAATCAGATCGAGGCAATTCGTAATCCTCGCAAAGGGTATGTGGTCACGGTGACGAGTCCATTTCAAGGGGATGGTAAAACCAGTTTAGTGATGTCTCTGGGCTGTTCTTATGCTGCAGCTGGATACCGAACCATCGTTGTCGACTGCGATCTGGTGGGTCGCAGTATGACACGGCAGATGGGTATGGTTGGAGCACCAGGTCTCAAGGAAGTTCTTCGATCGCATCACTTGAATGGGGAAGTTCGTGCTCTTGAAAGTCATAATCTGAGCATACTTCCGGTTGGTATAGATCCAAAAGTTGGCCCCGAGAGTATTCGTAAGTCAGACATTGATGAGTTATTCGATTCTCTAAGAAAGAGTTTCGATATCGTTCTCGTCGATACCGGGCCAATGACGGGTAGTCTTGAAAGCACGCCTGTCTCAGTAGCATCAGATGGGGTCATCATGGTCATCCGTAGTGGTGGCTCAAGGAGCGGGCTTGAAGAGTGTCTCAACGGTTTAAATCGCTACGGCGTGCGATATCTTGGAACGATCCTTAATTGCGCCCCTTATGAAGAGTGCTACCGATATGTATCAGAAGCATCTCTCTCAGCAGCGGCTGATGCCAGGGATGTTGTTGAAGGTGATGTTCAAGATAGGCCTTCGCTAGCAGTAGCATCAAGAAATGAACGTAGCCCGTTGATGCTGGCTATGGAAACAAGTAGTCGTTCTCGTATTGAAAACGAGGATAGCGAGGAATGA
- a CDS encoding exosortase-associated EpsI family protein, producing MRLPRRGHFFQRIPVVAPACTFVLLILLGWKLPAHVRIQEEVEARKEKIRQTLAAVPFRIGGGRWNGIDQPIPPDAQRLLRFNGALSRRYRGTNGLSATFLLVHCGDSRDMLGHYPPICYPANGWVTTDLGLNEREQIAIQTPNGAIPVFVYQFRRRISDGTEQRVRIFDTFILPNGGVTPHIGEINELSGRYELAVQGVAQLQILTPAEISEDVAIQTAEELLAGMPMLLSDLGIKNESSVYVEGASHEE from the coding sequence ATGAGATTACCAAGACGCGGTCATTTTTTTCAGCGCATTCCAGTGGTTGCTCCGGCATGCACGTTCGTATTGCTTATCTTGCTTGGTTGGAAGCTGCCTGCTCATGTCCGTATTCAGGAAGAAGTGGAAGCCCGCAAAGAGAAGATTCGACAAACACTCGCAGCAGTTCCATTCCGAATAGGAGGGGGCCGTTGGAATGGCATCGACCAACCCATTCCGCCCGATGCGCAGCGGCTTCTTCGCTTTAACGGAGCTCTTAGCCGCCGTTATCGTGGGACAAATGGTTTATCTGCCACCTTTCTGCTTGTGCATTGTGGCGATTCACGGGACATGCTTGGGCATTATCCGCCGATTTGTTACCCGGCCAACGGTTGGGTTACTACGGATCTCGGCTTAAATGAGCGTGAGCAAATCGCAATTCAGACGCCAAATGGTGCCATTCCGGTGTTTGTTTATCAATTCCGTAGACGCATTTCAGACGGTACAGAGCAGAGGGTCCGAATATTCGACACATTTATCCTCCCAAATGGTGGCGTGACGCCCCATATTGGTGAGATCAATGAGCTATCAGGTCGATATGAACTGGCAGTCCAGGGGGTCGCTCAACTCCAAATTTTGACTCCCGCAGAGATAAGTGAAGATGTAGCAATTCAGACAGCCGAAGAACTATTAGCTGGGATGCCCATGCTGCTGTCAGATTTAGGTATTAAGAACGAATCGTCAGTTTACGTTGAAGGAGCGAGTCATGAGGAATGA
- a CDS encoding exosortase/archaeosortase family protein has translation MNFRPRRAWKVTDWLMLGGLLVFAAFLMLQPLKDIATIGINDTEQSHIFLAPLIAVWLLWLRRPRLRHVLVQPSLIGPLIVLIGWLISWWGFTSGIQIFWHAGTLLVLVGILISFTGLLPIYLFAPVFGVLLFVLPVPGVIRHMIALPMQEFATSVSYSVLELLGVPTIKTGNVLVINGQSVAVGEACNGMRMIFALTLVVYAFAFSTPFKPVTRVLLLVISPFIAILCNIIRLVPTSLIYGYGDPDFAHDFHDIAGWVMLPVAVFILMTMLRTLRWLDFPVNNYRLASQ, from the coding sequence ATGAACTTCCGCCCCCGAAGAGCTTGGAAAGTGACAGATTGGTTGATGCTTGGCGGCCTCTTGGTGTTCGCAGCATTTCTCATGCTGCAGCCATTGAAAGATATCGCCACGATTGGGATCAATGACACAGAACAGTCGCATATTTTCCTGGCGCCGTTAATTGCTGTTTGGCTCTTGTGGTTACGCCGGCCGCGGCTCAGGCATGTTCTGGTTCAACCCAGTTTGATAGGCCCCCTGATTGTGCTGATCGGATGGCTCATTTCATGGTGGGGCTTCACCTCTGGCATTCAGATCTTCTGGCATGCGGGGACATTATTGGTGCTCGTTGGCATTCTGATTTCTTTTACAGGCCTTTTGCCTATCTACCTTTTTGCGCCTGTATTTGGCGTGTTGCTGTTTGTGTTGCCTGTGCCTGGTGTGATACGTCATATGATTGCGCTGCCGATGCAAGAGTTTGCAACGAGTGTGTCATACTCAGTGTTAGAACTGTTAGGTGTGCCGACGATCAAGACAGGTAATGTTCTCGTTATTAATGGACAGTCTGTAGCAGTTGGCGAAGCATGTAATGGTATGCGTATGATCTTTGCGTTGACGTTGGTTGTTTATGCGTTCGCATTTAGTACGCCATTTAAACCTGTTACTCGTGTTCTGTTGTTAGTGATCAGTCCCTTTATTGCAATACTTTGCAATATCATCAGACTCGTTCCCACGAGTTTGATATATGGTTACGGCGATCCTGACTTTGCACATGATTTCCATGACATTGCTGGTTGGGTCATGTTGCCTGTTGCTGTCTTTATATTAATGACCATGTTGCGTACGTTGCGATGGCTTGATTTTCCAGTAAACAATTATCGATTGGCAAGCCAATGA